The window GCTCGGCATGGGTGGCCACAAAGGTGCCTTTGCCTTGCCGGCGCATCACCAGGTTTTCGGCCGCCAGTTCGTCAATGGCTTTGCGCACCGTGCCCTGGCTCACGCGAAAGCGTGCGGCCAACTCCATCTCGCTGGGGATGGCCTCGCCAGGCTTCCATTCGCCCTGCTGCAGGCTCTGCAGGATCAGTCCCTTGATCTGCTGGTACAGCGGACTGAACGCTGGCGTGACGACTCCCGCCGTGCTTTGGGGGGCGGCGGGGTTGTCTGCTGCGAACGGAAGCGATGACATGGCGTGGGATCTGTAGGCTGTGCTTGTGTGGTGGCGTGGCAGTGCGGTTGCCACATGACAATCGAACGGCGAACAGGGTGCAATCATATCTTATATAAGACATAAGACAAATTGACCCAGGGGGCCAATCGGGGGTAAACTCCAATGCTGTTTTGCGGGGCACGGGCTACTGGTGACAGGCGCTGGTGCTTGCGTTGCACTCACACCTGTTTTCCTCACTTCCTGGAGTTTTCACCATGAGCAAGAAGCCCGTTCGCGTAGCTGTCACCGGCGCCGCTGGTCAAATCGGTTACGCACTGCTGTTCCGTATCGCCTCCGGCGAAATGCTGGGCAAGGACCAGCCGGTCATCCTGCAACTGCTCGAAGTCCCCGTCGAAGGTCCGCAGAAAGCGCTCAAGGGCGTGATGATGGAGCTGGACGACTGCGCGTTCCCCCTGCTGGTCGAGATGACCGCGCACAGCGACCCCATGACCGCCTTCAAGGATGCCGACTACGCCCTGTTGGTCGGCTCGCGTCCCCGTGGCCCTGGCATGGAACGCGCCGAGCTGTTGGCCGTCAACGGCGCCATCTTCACGGCGCAAGGCAAGGCCCTGAATGCCGTGGCGTCGCGCGACGTGAAGGTGCTGGTTGTGGGCAACCCCGCCAACACCAACGCCTACATCGCCATGAAGTCGGCCCCTGACCTGCCACGCAAGAACTTCACTGCCATGCTGCGCCTGGACCACAACCGTGCTGCCAGCCAGATTGCTGCCAAGACTGGCAAGGCCGTGGCCGACATCGAGAAGCTGACCGTGTGGGGCAACCATTCGCCCACGATGTACGCCGACTACCGCTTTGCCACCATCAAGGGCGAAAGCGTCGCCAAGATGATCAACGACCAGGAATGGAACGCCAACACCTTCCTGCCCACCGTGGGCAAGCGCGGCGCGGCCATCATCGAAGCCCGTGGCCTGTCGTCGGCCGCATCGGCTGCCAACGCCGCCATCGACCACATGCGTGACTGGGCTCTGGGCACCAACGGCAAGTGGGTCACCATGGGTATTCCATCGGACGGCCAGTACGGTATCCCCAAGGACACGATGTTCGGTTTTCCCGTGACCTGCGAAAACGGCGAGTACAAGATCGTTGAGGGTCTGGAAATTGACGCGTTCTCGCAAGAGCGCATCAACATCACGCTGGCCGAACTGCAAGGCGAGCAAGACGGCGTCAAGCACCTGCTGTAAGCACGCTGGTGAACGACGCAATGCAGCCGACGCCTGTGGCATCGGGCCTTCGGGCCGTCCAAGCTCCCCTGCCGGGGCAGGGCGCTGCGTCCGTCCATCCGCGCGATGTGCTGCTCGGCGCCCAGGCGCAGACCGGGTTTCTGCCGGTTTGCGACCACTACAGCGGCGTGGAAGCGCGCATGCGCAAAAGCCTGCAGTTGCAGGCCCAGATGACGCAGGAGTTTGGCACCTGCGTCTTTGATGTCACCCTCGATTGCGAAGACGGCGCGCCCGTGGGGCTGGAGTCCGCGCACGCTGCACTGGTGGCGCGCCTGGCGGCCACTGCCGCCCCGGCGGCCCGCGTTGCGGCCCGTGTGCATGCAGTGGACCACGCCGCGT of the Acidovorax sp. 107 genome contains:
- a CDS encoding malate dehydrogenase produces the protein MSKKPVRVAVTGAAGQIGYALLFRIASGEMLGKDQPVILQLLEVPVEGPQKALKGVMMELDDCAFPLLVEMTAHSDPMTAFKDADYALLVGSRPRGPGMERAELLAVNGAIFTAQGKALNAVASRDVKVLVVGNPANTNAYIAMKSAPDLPRKNFTAMLRLDHNRAASQIAAKTGKAVADIEKLTVWGNHSPTMYADYRFATIKGESVAKMINDQEWNANTFLPTVGKRGAAIIEARGLSSAASAANAAIDHMRDWALGTNGKWVTMGIPSDGQYGIPKDTMFGFPVTCENGEYKIVEGLEIDAFSQERINITLAELQGEQDGVKHLL